The Candidatus Limnocylindrales bacterium genome includes a region encoding these proteins:
- a CDS encoding DUF6596 domain-containing protein, which translates to MEEAHEKDARRAVERVARESYGRLVAYLSARTRDVAAAEDAMADALVAALATWPRDGVPREPRAWLLTAARRLLIDRARHEQVRKSVAATIELVAEAAREAAESADPDERLKLLFVCAHPAIDPDVHTPLMLQAVLGMDAAKIARAFLVSPSAMSQRLVRAKAKIRDAGIAFEVPEARELAARLDAVLSAIYAAYGSGWEDATGVDAKTRGLADEAIWLARLLVLRMPEEAEAHGLLALMLYCEARRNARRAGDGRFVPLSEQDPDSWDAAMIDDAEKHLAIAAGIGRSARFQLEAAIQSAHVERARSGRADWEAILWFHDRLVEISPAIGARVARAAASGEARGAAAGLRLLDEIDAEAASGYQPYWALRAHLSRQAGRADDARRALDRAIDLADDEAVRRFLADQRT; encoded by the coding sequence ATCGAGGAAGCGCATGAAAAGGACGCGCGCCGCGCCGTCGAAAGGGTCGCGCGCGAATCGTACGGACGGCTCGTGGCGTACCTGTCCGCGCGCACGCGCGACGTGGCGGCTGCCGAAGATGCAATGGCCGACGCGCTGGTGGCTGCGCTGGCGACGTGGCCTCGCGACGGCGTACCTCGTGAGCCGCGCGCGTGGCTGCTTACGGCCGCACGCCGGCTGCTGATCGATCGTGCACGTCACGAACAGGTGCGAAAGTCGGTCGCGGCGACGATCGAGCTCGTCGCCGAAGCGGCCCGCGAGGCCGCGGAGTCGGCCGACCCCGACGAACGGCTGAAGCTCTTGTTCGTGTGCGCTCATCCGGCCATCGATCCCGATGTCCACACGCCGCTCATGCTGCAGGCCGTGCTCGGCATGGACGCCGCGAAGATCGCGCGCGCGTTTCTGGTCTCGCCGTCGGCGATGTCACAGCGGCTTGTGCGTGCAAAGGCAAAGATCCGTGACGCCGGCATCGCGTTCGAAGTACCCGAGGCACGCGAGCTTGCCGCGCGGCTCGACGCCGTGCTGTCGGCGATTTACGCCGCGTACGGGAGCGGCTGGGAAGACGCGACCGGCGTTGACGCGAAGACCCGAGGACTTGCGGACGAAGCCATCTGGCTCGCACGCCTTCTGGTCCTGCGCATGCCGGAAGAAGCCGAAGCACACGGGCTTCTCGCGCTGATGCTCTACTGCGAAGCGCGGCGAAACGCGCGGCGCGCAGGCGACGGCCGCTTCGTACCGTTGTCCGAGCAGGATCCGGACAGCTGGGACGCTGCGATGATCGACGATGCGGAGAAGCATCTTGCGATCGCTGCCGGCATCGGCCGCTCGGCGCGCTTCCAGCTCGAGGCGGCGATCCAGTCCGCGCACGTCGAGCGCGCCAGGTCGGGCCGCGCGGACTGGGAAGCGATCCTGTGGTTTCACGATCGGCTCGTGGAGATTTCGCCGGCCATCGGAGCGCGCGTGGCGCGTGCGGCAGCGAGCGGCGAAGCCCGCGGTGCCGCGGCCGGCCTTCGGCTGCTCGACGAAATCGATGCGGAGGCGGCGTCGGGCTACCAGCCCTACTGGGCATTGCGGGCGCACCTGTCGAGGCAGGCGGGCCGTGCCGACGATGCCCGGCGCGCGCTGGACCGCGCGATCGATCTCGCCGATGACGAGGCCGTGCGCCGTTTCCTTGCCGACCAGCGCACGTGA
- a CDS encoding YciI family protein, whose translation MQYSLLIYETPKTFAERNDETEERRAYVGAWRSFYNSMVEAGIYLGGNPLQGPETGTTVRVNGRGREIQDGPYADTKEQLGGFVLLELPSLDAALDWAARCPAAAVGAVEVRPVATIMHDTIVSEERAAS comes from the coding sequence ATGCAGTATTCACTTCTGATCTATGAAACACCGAAGACTTTTGCCGAGCGCAACGACGAGACCGAAGAGCGGCGCGCGTACGTCGGAGCGTGGCGCTCGTTCTACAATTCGATGGTCGAGGCCGGCATCTATCTGGGAGGAAATCCGCTGCAGGGCCCCGAAACCGGAACCACCGTGCGGGTAAACGGCCGCGGGCGCGAGATCCAGGACGGACCGTACGCCGACACCAAGGAACAGCTCGGAGGCTTCGTGCTGCTCGAGCTGCCGTCGCTCGATGCCGCACTCGACTGGGCCGCGCGCTGTCCGGCCGCGGCGGTCGGGGCCGTCGAAGTGCGTCCGGTCGCAACCATCATGCACGACACCATCGTCAGCGAGGAGAGGGCAGCGTCATGA
- a CDS encoding glutathione S-transferase family protein — MINVYAFASVPPFAEGLVRDLRVRWALEEAGIPYRATLVGDGGSISREDYSKIQPFGQIPAIEDGQLKLFESGAIVQYIAERSTKLLPSDPARRAEVVQWMFTALNTIEMPVQNLASIDLFYANEDWAKQRRPGAEEMVRKRLGELAGCLGERPYLAGEFSAADVLMASVLRILRHTDLVGEQPKLAAYLKRCEARPAFARALAGQMEAFQKAA, encoded by the coding sequence ATGATCAACGTATACGCCTTTGCATCCGTGCCTCCATTTGCCGAAGGCCTCGTACGCGATCTTCGCGTACGCTGGGCGCTCGAAGAAGCCGGCATTCCATACCGTGCAACGCTCGTCGGCGACGGCGGCAGCATCTCGCGCGAGGACTACTCGAAGATCCAGCCGTTCGGCCAGATTCCGGCGATCGAAGACGGTCAGCTCAAGCTCTTCGAATCGGGCGCGATCGTCCAGTACATCGCCGAACGGTCGACGAAGCTGCTGCCGTCGGATCCCGCTCGGCGCGCCGAGGTCGTGCAGTGGATGTTCACTGCGCTCAATACGATCGAGATGCCGGTGCAGAACCTCGCTTCGATCGATCTGTTCTATGCGAATGAAGACTGGGCGAAGCAGCGCCGGCCGGGAGCAGAGGAGATGGTTCGCAAGCGGCTCGGCGAGCTCGCGGGCTGTCTCGGCGAGCGTCCGTATCTTGCCGGCGAATTCTCTGCGGCGGACGTCCTCATGGCGTCGGTGCTGCGAATCCTCCGGCATACCGATCTCGTCGGCGAGCAGCCGAAGCTCGCAGCGTATCTGAAGCGCTGCGAAGCGCGGCCGGCATTCGCGAGGGCGCTCGCCGGACAGATGGAGGCGTTCCAGAAAGCTGCATAG
- a CDS encoding DUF2231 domain-containing protein has protein sequence MESRAKLLGHPIHPMLIPFPLGLLATAVIFDIVYLVMHAPAIATSAYYIIAAGIIGGLLAAPFGLMDWLAIPAKTRAKSIGLAHGLGNVVVLAAFAASWWLRRKAATAAVPFDPSSLALVFSFAGFALAGVTGWLGGELVDRLGVGVDDGAHLDAPNSLTRRPAGGRS, from the coding sequence ATGGAAAGCCGGGCAAAGCTACTCGGACATCCGATTCATCCGATGCTCATTCCGTTTCCCCTCGGATTGCTCGCGACAGCAGTGATCTTCGACATCGTCTATCTGGTGATGCACGCGCCGGCGATTGCGACGTCTGCGTACTACATCATTGCGGCGGGCATCATCGGCGGGCTGCTCGCTGCGCCCTTCGGCCTGATGGACTGGCTGGCGATTCCAGCGAAGACGCGAGCCAAATCGATTGGTCTCGCTCACGGTCTCGGAAACGTCGTCGTGCTGGCGGCGTTTGCCGCGAGCTGGTGGCTCAGGCGCAAGGCGGCGACTGCCGCTGTTCCTTTCGATCCGAGCTCGCTTGCGCTGGTCTTCTCGTTTGCCGGTTTTGCGCTCGCGGGAGTGACCGGCTGGCTCGGCGGCGAGCTCGTCGACCGGCTTGGCGTCGGAGTCGACGACGGCGCGCACCTGGACGCACCGAACTCTCTGACACGGCGTCCCGCCGGCGGCCGTTCGTAG
- a CDS encoding sterol desaturase family protein, translating into MSAVIEYFTHISTMDRAILIVGGFALLWMLESAFGASRYARVLHARTNLVFWISSLVINLCVSGLTLGASFTVTREKFGILNLVELPLWLNVVLSIALLDFVAAYVHHRMVHAVPVLWKFHLVHHSDPHVDSTTALRHSPVEAVIRSGFTLGGVIVLGVSPGVLVAYQAVALWSAQWIHSDIHLPRAVDSLLSRVWVSPGMHRVHHHKALPYTDTNYGTIFSVWDRLFGTFRTLDTDEVVFGIDSIPESADREQSAVRLMRLALLPASEGYRARAQITHGRTVPAQPRHHELRHLP; encoded by the coding sequence GTGAGCGCCGTGATCGAATACTTCACTCACATTTCGACGATGGATCGGGCGATCCTCATCGTCGGCGGCTTCGCTTTGCTGTGGATGCTCGAGTCGGCATTCGGCGCGTCGCGATACGCAAGGGTGCTTCACGCCCGCACCAACCTGGTCTTCTGGATCAGCAGCCTGGTGATCAATCTTTGCGTGTCGGGTCTTACGCTCGGGGCCAGCTTCACCGTGACCAGGGAGAAGTTTGGAATCCTGAATCTGGTCGAGCTGCCGCTCTGGCTGAATGTCGTGCTGTCGATCGCGCTCCTGGATTTTGTCGCGGCTTACGTCCACCACCGCATGGTTCACGCGGTGCCGGTGCTGTGGAAGTTCCACCTCGTTCACCACTCCGATCCGCACGTGGATTCGACGACGGCGCTGCGTCACAGCCCGGTCGAAGCCGTGATCCGCTCCGGCTTCACGCTCGGCGGAGTCATTGTGCTCGGAGTATCGCCGGGCGTGCTCGTCGCGTACCAGGCCGTTGCCCTGTGGAGTGCGCAGTGGATTCACTCGGACATTCATCTGCCGCGCGCCGTGGACAGCCTGCTTTCGCGGGTCTGGGTCTCTCCGGGCATGCATCGCGTCCATCATCACAAGGCGCTGCCGTATACCGACACGAATTACGGCACCATTTTCTCGGTGTGGGACCGGTTGTTCGGAACCTTCCGCACGCTCGACACGGATGAAGTAGTCTTCGGCATCGACTCCATTCCCGAATCCGCCGATCGCGAGCAGAGCGCCGTGCGGCTGATGCGACTCGCACTGCTGCCGGCATCGGAGGGATATCGGGCCCGAGCGCAGATCACTCACGGCCGCACGGTGCCTGCACAGCCCCGGCACCACGAGCTTCGGCACTTGCCTTGA
- a CDS encoding helix-turn-helix domain-containing protein has translation MPRVSREYLDRRREQILAASMRCFAREGFHRTTMQDIVAESEMSPGALYRYFATKEDLIAAIATRHHAAELAALRDAAAREDVGDALHDLVHAFLQRLTDPAEQAWRRVTVQLWSEALRSPRVMRVVHEGLDEPLAALSALLGRIPGIDGAATARLVVSLFQGLILQQVWDPALDVHAYARAVETLIDTMTGAAPKSRPARRRQSAS, from the coding sequence ATGCCGCGCGTAAGCCGCGAATATCTCGACCGCAGGCGCGAGCAGATCCTGGCCGCGTCGATGCGCTGCTTCGCGCGCGAGGGATTCCACCGAACGACGATGCAGGACATCGTCGCCGAATCGGAGATGTCGCCGGGCGCGCTCTATCGCTATTTCGCCACCAAGGAAGACCTGATCGCAGCCATTGCGACGCGCCATCACGCCGCGGAGCTGGCGGCGCTGCGCGACGCAGCCGCCCGCGAAGACGTCGGCGACGCGCTGCACGATCTCGTGCATGCATTCCTGCAGCGACTGACGGATCCGGCAGAACAGGCGTGGCGGCGCGTAACGGTTCAGTTATGGAGCGAGGCCCTTCGCAGCCCGCGCGTCATGCGTGTGGTTCACGAAGGGCTCGATGAGCCTCTTGCTGCGCTCTCCGCCCTGCTCGGCCGCATTCCCGGCATCGACGGGGCCGCGACCGCACGCCTGGTCGTGTCGCTGTTCCAGGGTCTGATCCTGCAGCAGGTCTGGGACCCTGCGCTCGACGTCCACGCTTATGCGCGGGCCGTCGAGACGCTCATCGACACGATGACTGGCGCCGCACCGAAGAGCCGGCCTGCGCGCCGGCGCCAGTCCGCATCGTGA
- a CDS encoding SAM-dependent methyltransferase: MHADRPSQTAQHNALFRALEQRLKNPLFTDPLARRFLSGRYRLASLLPAALVARAIDARWPGPRAAVSVRTRWIDDAVTASLASGLDQIVLLGAGFDTRAYRLAGIDRVQVFEVDHPATQAMKRRMVGEAPPHVHYVPLDFRSDSLADALGRAKLRRDARTLWIWEGVTNYLDETSVDATLRFVASAGQRLLFTYVDRAVLDNPAAFQGGRESVAHVARLSEPFTFGLDPAALREYLDARGLELEQDLPLSQAARQYYPQGCPPVSAYYHVVSAACRA; encoded by the coding sequence ATGCACGCCGATCGCCCCAGCCAGACCGCCCAGCACAACGCGCTCTTCCGCGCGCTCGAGCAGCGCCTGAAAAACCCGCTGTTCACAGACCCGCTGGCCCGCCGGTTCCTGAGCGGCCGCTATCGCCTGGCCTCGCTTCTCCCGGCCGCGCTCGTGGCGCGCGCGATCGATGCGCGCTGGCCGGGGCCGCGAGCGGCCGTCAGCGTGCGCACGCGCTGGATCGACGATGCCGTTACGGCGTCGCTGGCGAGCGGACTCGACCAGATCGTGCTGCTCGGCGCGGGATTCGATACGCGGGCGTATCGTCTTGCCGGGATCGACCGCGTGCAGGTCTTCGAAGTCGATCATCCTGCAACCCAGGCGATGAAACGGCGGATGGTCGGCGAAGCTCCTCCGCACGTTCACTACGTACCGCTGGATTTCAGAAGCGACTCGCTCGCCGATGCGCTCGGGCGGGCGAAGCTGCGCAGGGATGCGCGCACGCTGTGGATCTGGGAAGGCGTGACCAACTACCTCGATGAAACCTCGGTCGACGCCACGCTGCGTTTCGTCGCCAGCGCAGGTCAGCGTCTTCTGTTCACGTATGTGGACCGCGCCGTGCTGGACAACCCGGCCGCGTTCCAGGGCGGGCGCGAGTCGGTTGCGCACGTGGCGCGGCTCAGCGAGCCGTTCACGTTCGGTCTCGACCCGGCCGCACTCCGCGAGTACCTCGACGCGCGCGGGCTCGAGCTCGAGCAGGATCTGCCGCTGTCGCAAGCGGCTCGGCAATACTACCCGCAAGGATGCCCGCCAGTGTCCGCCTACTACCACGTGGTCTCGGCCGCATGCCGCGCGTAA
- a CDS encoding FAD-binding oxidoreductase, protein MTTHLSALAELIGAPNVLTGDAISDDYSHDEALAPPHQMPLAVARPANTDDVVKIVHWASEHRVPLTPRGAGTGLSGACIPRANGVVVSFERMKRIVEIDTQNHMAVVEPGVTLEEINAAAAEHSLVYPVFPGELSASLGGNVATNAGGMRAVKYGVTRHHVVGLEAVLATGEVIRSGGKLVKTATGYDLTQLIIGSEGTLAVITEVTLKLVPLLKHSATLLAPFETLSDAVGSIPSLLESGAAPLLVEYLDQMTMMAITMQSGVSLGIREDMQQKTQAYLLVVIEGRTQQRVDEDVELAGGVLAERGAMDVFVLPGSSGSQLVEAREQSFWAAKRAGASDVIDIVVPRASLPEYMQSVREIAMSHGTMIPGCGHAGDGNVHLAVFEQDHDKRHALMHELFDAGRKVGGVISGEHGIGIEKKQHFMELEDPVKLELLRRIKQAFDPANILNPGAIFD, encoded by the coding sequence ATGACGACACACCTCTCCGCCCTCGCGGAGCTGATCGGCGCGCCCAACGTCCTTACCGGCGATGCCATCAGCGACGATTACAGCCACGACGAAGCGCTCGCACCGCCTCACCAGATGCCGCTTGCGGTCGCGCGTCCGGCAAACACCGACGACGTCGTCAAGATCGTCCACTGGGCGAGTGAGCACCGGGTTCCGCTGACACCGCGTGGTGCCGGGACCGGCCTGTCCGGCGCATGCATTCCGCGCGCGAACGGAGTGGTCGTCAGCTTCGAACGCATGAAGCGCATCGTCGAGATCGATACGCAGAATCACATGGCGGTCGTCGAGCCGGGCGTGACGCTGGAAGAGATCAACGCGGCGGCCGCGGAGCACAGTCTCGTCTACCCGGTTTTTCCCGGTGAGCTCAGCGCCAGCCTCGGCGGCAACGTGGCGACCAACGCCGGCGGCATGCGCGCAGTGAAATACGGCGTGACCCGTCATCACGTCGTCGGGCTGGAGGCAGTGCTCGCGACGGGCGAAGTGATCCGCAGCGGCGGCAAGCTCGTCAAGACTGCGACCGGGTACGACCTGACGCAGCTGATCATCGGCTCGGAAGGGACGCTCGCGGTGATCACCGAGGTCACGCTCAAGCTCGTCCCGCTGCTGAAGCACAGCGCGACGCTGCTGGCTCCGTTCGAGACGCTGAGCGACGCCGTCGGATCGATTCCGTCGCTGCTGGAGAGCGGCGCCGCGCCGTTGCTGGTCGAATATCTCGACCAGATGACGATGATGGCCATCACGATGCAGAGCGGTGTCTCGCTCGGGATCCGGGAGGACATGCAGCAGAAGACCCAGGCCTATCTGCTCGTCGTGATCGAGGGCCGCACGCAGCAGCGCGTGGACGAAGACGTCGAGCTTGCCGGCGGCGTGCTTGCCGAGCGCGGCGCGATGGACGTTTTCGTGCTGCCGGGAAGCTCCGGGTCACAACTGGTGGAAGCGCGCGAGCAGAGCTTCTGGGCTGCCAAGCGCGCCGGCGCAAGCGACGTGATCGACATCGTCGTGCCGCGCGCGTCGCTGCCCGAATACATGCAGAGCGTACGCGAGATTGCGATGAGCCACGGCACGATGATTCCCGGCTGCGGCCACGCCGGCGACGGCAACGTGCACCTGGCGGTGTTCGAGCAGGACCACGACAAGCGTCACGCGCTGATGCACGAGCTCTTCGATGCGGGCCGCAAGGTCGGCGGCGTGATCAGCGGCGAGCACGGCATCGGGATCGAGAAGAAACAGCACTTCATGGAGCTCGAGGATCCGGTCAAGCTCGAGCTCCTGCGCCGCATCAAGCAGGCATTCGACCCGGCGAACATCCTCAACCCGGGCGCGATCTTCGACTGA
- a CDS encoding DNA-3-methyladenine glycosylase, with product MPRIARRSLPINTVDLARYLIGKQLVHAIAAGRIAGRIVETEAYPPGDPTGYARPGLTANNAPLFAVRGTAYVRMVYGACLTLNIAAETTGVGAAVLIRALEPCEGVELMQRNRPASRLRDLARGPGRVCAALGIERVLSGVDLCGNGALWLERSRGPEPVIQVATRIGLSRDQHRRLRFVERGSSFVSVAP from the coding sequence ATGCCCCGAATTGCCCGCCGCTCGCTTCCCATCAACACGGTCGACCTCGCGCGCTACCTCATCGGCAAGCAGCTCGTCCACGCAATCGCGGCCGGACGGATCGCAGGCCGAATCGTCGAAACCGAAGCGTATCCACCGGGAGACCCTACCGGTTACGCACGCCCCGGACTGACGGCCAATAACGCGCCGTTGTTCGCTGTGCGCGGGACGGCCTACGTGCGCATGGTCTACGGCGCATGCCTCACGCTGAACATTGCCGCGGAAACGACCGGTGTCGGCGCGGCGGTACTCATTCGCGCGCTCGAGCCGTGCGAAGGCGTCGAGCTCATGCAGCGCAATCGCCCGGCGTCACGGCTGCGCGACCTGGCGCGCGGTCCCGGCCGCGTATGCGCGGCGCTCGGAATCGAACGCGTGCTGTCGGGCGTCGATCTGTGCGGCAATGGCGCGCTGTGGCTCGAGCGCAGCCGCGGCCCGGAGCCGGTCATCCAGGTCGCCACGCGCATCGGACTGTCGCGCGACCAGCATCGCCGGCTGCGCTTTGTCGAACGCGGCAGCTCGTTCGTCAGCGTTGCTCCATAG
- a CDS encoding DUF3556 domain-containing protein translates to MEIQAASPPRPNFSELVRSGCEDYVLKGIGLPAAAYIFHAVKLVLYVAAWMYFCSFTPGLGSPSKIGSWWTEGIAFQKAFLWACLVEVLGFGCMSGPLGFRVMPPFTAFLHFLRPGTIKLAPFPNLPVFGGLTRTWLDVALYAAFVLSLLRALVAPAIDASVLVPIVVLLPLCGLGDKTVLLAARFEHHFAMIVCFTFAGNWIAACKAVQLAVWFWAGVSKLTVAFGYVVPIMTVNNPLLRSPALRRRMFVSYPDDLTPSLLGKAMAHMGTFLEFGAPLTLLFVTGPGPLQVVGICLAVMLHGFILSNVPAGAVFEWNLVSLFAAFFLFVGHPTVSILDIGSAPLALYLFVMLVVVPLVGNFFPAKVSFLLAMRYYAGNWAWSAWMFRGESHRKLDRIRRVAPLLREQLERYSPADVDGMDSRGTAFRSLHLQGRALGLLLPRTIDGKPFRDYHYYDGEIIAASVLGWNFGEGHLCDEQLLAGVQAQCDYEEGELRALMVESQPLFGSTLHWRIFDAKRGLLDQGYVELAELKRRAPWDYGSV, encoded by the coding sequence ATGGAAATCCAGGCAGCATCGCCGCCTCGGCCGAACTTTTCCGAGCTCGTCCGTTCCGGTTGCGAGGACTACGTCCTCAAAGGCATCGGGCTGCCGGCTGCGGCCTACATCTTTCACGCCGTCAAGCTCGTGCTCTACGTCGCCGCGTGGATGTATTTCTGCAGCTTCACGCCGGGCCTCGGCTCGCCGTCGAAGATCGGCTCGTGGTGGACCGAGGGCATCGCGTTCCAGAAAGCATTTCTCTGGGCATGCCTGGTCGAGGTGCTCGGGTTCGGCTGCATGAGCGGGCCGCTCGGCTTCCGCGTAATGCCGCCGTTTACGGCGTTCCTTCATTTCCTCAGGCCGGGAACGATCAAGCTGGCGCCGTTTCCGAATCTTCCCGTCTTCGGTGGGCTGACTCGCACATGGCTCGACGTGGCGCTGTATGCCGCCTTCGTGCTGTCGCTGCTGCGTGCGCTCGTCGCACCGGCGATCGATGCGTCCGTCCTCGTGCCGATCGTCGTGCTGCTGCCGCTCTGCGGGCTCGGCGACAAGACCGTGCTGCTCGCGGCGCGCTTCGAGCACCACTTCGCGATGATCGTCTGCTTTACGTTCGCCGGTAACTGGATCGCCGCCTGCAAGGCGGTGCAGCTCGCGGTCTGGTTCTGGGCCGGCGTGTCGAAGCTGACGGTCGCGTTCGGCTACGTGGTGCCGATCATGACGGTCAACAATCCGCTGCTGCGAAGCCCTGCGCTTCGCCGCCGCATGTTCGTGTCGTATCCGGACGACCTTACGCCGTCGCTGCTCGGCAAGGCGATGGCCCACATGGGCACGTTCCTCGAGTTCGGCGCGCCGCTCACGCTTCTGTTCGTGACCGGACCGGGGCCGCTCCAGGTCGTCGGCATCTGCCTCGCCGTGATGCTGCACGGATTCATCCTGAGCAACGTGCCGGCGGGAGCCGTGTTCGAATGGAACCTGGTGAGCCTGTTCGCCGCGTTCTTCCTGTTCGTCGGGCATCCGACGGTTTCGATCCTCGACATCGGCTCTGCGCCGCTTGCGCTCTATCTGTTCGTGATGCTCGTCGTGGTGCCGCTGGTCGGCAATTTCTTCCCGGCGAAGGTCTCGTTCCTGCTGGCGATGCGCTACTACGCCGGCAACTGGGCCTGGAGCGCGTGGATGTTTCGCGGCGAGAGCCACCGCAAGCTCGACCGCATCCGGCGCGTCGCACCGCTGCTGCGCGAGCAGCTCGAGCGCTACTCGCCGGCCGACGTCGACGGAATGGATTCCAGAGGCACCGCGTTCCGGTCGCTGCACCTGCAGGGCAGGGCGCTCGGCCTGCTGCTGCCGCGCACCATCGACGGAAAGCCGTTCCGCGACTACCACTACTACGACGGCGAGATCATCGCGGCGTCAGTGCTCGGCTGGAACTTCGGCGAAGGCCACCTTTGCGACGAGCAGCTTCTGGCCGGCGTGCAGGCGCAGTGCGACTACGAAGAGGGCGAGCTGCGCGCGCTGATGGTCGAGTCGCAGCCGCTGTTCGGCTCGACGCTGCACTGGCGGATCTTCGACGCGAAGCGAGGCCTGCTCGACCAGGGATACGTCGAGCTGGCGGAGCTCAAGCGGCGCGCGCCGTGGGATTACGGTTCGGTGTGA